One Bifidobacterium angulatum DSM 20098 = JCM 7096 DNA window includes the following coding sequences:
- a CDS encoding polyphenol oxidase family protein has translation MTEYDDAILDSSSISSTDKAGRPIPVTIPIALAPGITVTYTTRLGGLSTGEWGNCNLGGKGGDSAEAVLSNRIALSESLGAPLSIISQVHSGKTVDMDEVFGRNAPFGYDFSGTQDDEGHAPAGVSVIEADAQVTSRAGVALGVFAADCLPVLLADPQAGVIGVAHCGRKGLQQGVIGSAVDLMVAKGAVPERIVATLGPRICGDCYETGDQISDEFDAQFPGSFSLTRFGGTGINIVAAALSELAEAGVVADNIIESRPRVNAATQYLSEDAELAELCARDGEGPARLEERIEAIRRSMCTVENPLWYSHRRAALAGKKHEGRMLALIQRQ, from the coding sequence ATGACCGAATACGACGACGCGATTCTCGATTCATCGTCCATCAGCTCCACCGATAAGGCCGGCCGCCCGATCCCGGTCACCATTCCCATCGCTCTCGCACCGGGCATCACCGTCACCTATACCACGCGTCTTGGCGGTTTGAGCACAGGGGAGTGGGGCAACTGCAACCTTGGCGGTAAAGGCGGAGACAGCGCCGAAGCCGTGCTGTCGAACCGTATCGCGCTGTCGGAATCTCTTGGAGCGCCGTTAAGCATCATTTCGCAGGTGCACTCCGGCAAGACCGTGGACATGGACGAGGTGTTCGGCAGGAACGCCCCGTTCGGATACGACTTCTCCGGCACGCAGGACGATGAGGGGCATGCCCCTGCTGGCGTGAGCGTGATCGAAGCCGATGCGCAGGTGACTTCGCGTGCAGGCGTGGCCTTGGGCGTGTTCGCCGCCGACTGCCTGCCGGTGCTGCTCGCCGATCCGCAGGCCGGTGTGATCGGTGTCGCGCATTGCGGACGCAAAGGGCTGCAGCAGGGTGTGATCGGCTCAGCCGTCGATCTGATGGTGGCGAAGGGTGCGGTGCCGGAACGTATTGTGGCGACGCTCGGCCCCCGTATCTGCGGCGACTGCTATGAGACCGGTGATCAGATCTCGGACGAGTTCGATGCGCAGTTCCCCGGAAGCTTCTCGTTGACCCGTTTCGGCGGCACAGGCATCAATATCGTTGCCGCCGCATTGAGCGAGCTTGCCGAAGCCGGCGTGGTCGCCGACAACATCATCGAATCCCGCCCGCGTGTGAACGCCGCCACACAGTATCTGAGCGAGGATGCCGAACTGGCGGAACTGTGCGCTCGCGATGGCGAGGGGCCGGCACGTCTTGAAGAGCGTATCGAGGCGATCCGCCGCAGCATGTGCACCGTGGAGAATCCGCTATGGTATTCGCATCGCCGTGCCGCACTGGCCGGTAAGAAGCATGAGGGGCGCATGCTGGCGCTGATCCAGCGTCAATAA
- a CDS encoding peptidase U32 family protein yields MVLRRIRGIHVQRRNKPEVLAPAGNLRGLKTAVDYGADAVYCGGKAFGMRSAPKNLSLEDFEEGSRYAHEHGARVYVTCNVLPRNSEVEAIRDYLGQLKDTGVDALIVSDFGVMMTAREVAPELELHVSTQAGVTNYGAARAFYELGAKRVVLAREMDLQAVRDIRARIPEDMDIECFVHGAMCMAFSGRCLFSNYLTGRDGNHGECAQPCRWKYSIVEEKRPGQYFPIEQTENGAYLFNSQDMNMLEHIDDLIDSGATSLKIEGRSKSAYYIAAMTNAYKTAVNQYMVERGFEDAEGNEIKPFHDMVIRPGDPDFANAAPDNIEHNADKAFAGVPDAEDGQAAPQVNTVHCANIGNADDGNLSYHARSTRRKSNTAAEILPEGWHHAAVRPAPHVELPDWLKEEPYKVAHRDYSTGFYYPQRKVTQRTDRAGYFRSWLVVGEALSWSPDEGGRLTMMSRNKIEPGQQVEFLLAGEPPLAYIVPDSGLRDADGNPVAAINNPAHVFSIPCPHNVPANTAIRSRTKQATLKAE; encoded by the coding sequence GAAACAAGCCTGAAGTACTGGCCCCGGCGGGCAACCTGCGTGGGCTCAAGACCGCCGTCGACTATGGTGCCGATGCCGTCTACTGCGGCGGCAAGGCGTTCGGCATGCGCAGCGCCCCGAAGAACCTGAGCCTTGAGGATTTCGAAGAGGGCTCGCGCTATGCGCACGAGCATGGGGCCCGCGTATATGTGACCTGCAATGTGCTGCCGCGCAACAGCGAGGTCGAGGCGATCCGCGACTATCTCGGCCAGCTGAAGGACACCGGTGTGGACGCGTTGATCGTAAGCGATTTCGGCGTGATGATGACCGCACGCGAGGTCGCTCCCGAACTTGAACTGCATGTGAGCACGCAGGCCGGCGTCACCAATTATGGCGCGGCCCGCGCATTCTATGAGCTTGGCGCCAAACGAGTGGTGCTCGCCCGCGAGATGGATCTGCAGGCCGTACGTGATATTCGCGCCCGCATCCCGGAAGATATGGATATCGAATGCTTCGTGCACGGCGCCATGTGCATGGCGTTCTCCGGCCGTTGCCTGTTCTCCAACTACCTGACCGGACGAGACGGCAACCACGGGGAATGCGCACAGCCCTGCCGCTGGAAGTACTCGATCGTGGAAGAGAAGCGGCCAGGCCAGTATTTCCCCATCGAGCAGACCGAAAACGGTGCGTACCTGTTCAATTCGCAGGATATGAACATGCTGGAGCATATCGACGATCTGATCGATTCGGGCGCGACCAGCCTGAAGATCGAGGGACGTTCCAAAAGCGCGTACTACATCGCCGCGATGACCAACGCCTACAAGACCGCAGTGAACCAATACATGGTCGAGCGCGGGTTCGAAGACGCCGAAGGCAACGAGATCAAGCCGTTCCACGATATGGTGATCCGCCCCGGCGACCCGGACTTCGCCAACGCGGCGCCGGACAATATCGAACATAATGCCGACAAGGCCTTCGCCGGCGTGCCCGATGCCGAAGACGGTCAGGCCGCGCCTCAGGTCAATACCGTTCATTGCGCCAATATCGGCAATGCCGACGATGGCAACCTGAGCTACCATGCGCGCAGCACCCGGCGCAAGTCGAACACCGCGGCGGAGATCCTTCCCGAAGGCTGGCATCATGCCGCAGTGCGCCCGGCACCGCATGTAGAGCTGCCGGATTGGCTGAAGGAGGAACCCTACAAGGTCGCCCACCGAGACTATTCCACCGGTTTCTACTATCCGCAGCGGAAGGTCACGCAGCGCACCGATCGCGCGGGCTACTTCCGCTCCTGGCTGGTGGTGGGCGAAGCGCTCTCCTGGTCGCCGGACGAGGGCGGCAGGCTCACCATGATGAGCCGCAACAAGATCGAACCCGGTCAGCAGGTCGAATTCCTGCTGGCCGGCGAGCCGCCGCTGGCATACATCGTTCCGGATTCCGGTTTGCGCGACGCGGACGGCAATCCGGTTGCCGCCATCAACAATCCGGCGCACGTGTTTTCGATCCCATGCCCGCACAACGTGCCGGCCAACACCGCCATCCGTTCCCGTACCAAGCAGGCCACGCTGAAAGCCGAATAA